One genomic region from Candidatus Binataceae bacterium encodes:
- a CDS encoding nitronate monooxygenase — translation MWKTRFCELFGVELPIMLAGMGTIALADLAAAVSEAGGMGTVGLAGLSPEGIYNELAAARQLTKMPLACNQLIPFIGPGVAEAIAAAPVDAVTLFWGEPAEYIGRYKAAGKKVIWQCGSADEAAAAKRAGADMIIAQGVESGGHVRGLTSTMVLVPQVRDAIGDLPMLAAGGMADGRGLAAALALGADGAVFGTRLLASRESAAHQVYKDRVVNARAEDTVHTKLFDMGWPDAAHRVLRTAVYEEWERAGRPASGKRPGEGKVVGTLKHAGMAMPPLVKYTVMPAAEYVEGELDEFVFYAGMSCALINDIAPAGEIVRRIAAEARELIGKRLAPLA, via the coding sequence ATGTGGAAGACCAGGTTCTGCGAACTGTTCGGCGTCGAGTTGCCGATCATGCTCGCCGGAATGGGCACGATCGCGCTCGCCGATCTCGCCGCCGCGGTCTCCGAGGCCGGCGGGATGGGCACCGTGGGGCTCGCCGGTCTCTCTCCCGAGGGAATTTACAACGAACTCGCCGCGGCGCGGCAGTTGACCAAAATGCCGCTCGCCTGCAACCAGCTGATTCCATTTATCGGGCCGGGCGTGGCCGAGGCGATCGCTGCTGCGCCAGTCGACGCGGTGACGCTCTTCTGGGGCGAGCCCGCCGAGTACATCGGGCGCTACAAGGCCGCGGGCAAGAAAGTCATCTGGCAGTGCGGCTCGGCTGACGAGGCCGCCGCCGCCAAGCGCGCCGGCGCCGACATGATTATTGCGCAGGGCGTGGAGTCAGGCGGCCACGTGCGCGGACTCACTTCGACGATGGTGCTGGTGCCGCAGGTGCGCGACGCGATCGGCGATCTGCCGATGCTCGCCGCGGGCGGCATGGCCGACGGCCGCGGACTCGCCGCGGCGCTGGCGCTCGGGGCCGACGGCGCGGTCTTCGGCACGCGCTTGCTTGCCTCCCGCGAATCGGCGGCCCATCAGGTTTACAAGGACCGCGTCGTCAACGCGCGCGCCGAGGACACCGTGCATACCAAGCTCTTCGACATGGGATGGCCCGACGCGGCGCATCGCGTGCTGCGCACCGCTGTTTACGAAGAATGGGAGCGGGCGGGACGTCCGGCGAGCGGCAAGCGGCCGGGCGAGGGCAAAGTGGTGGGTACGCTCAAGCACGCCGGGATGGCGATGCCGCCACTGGTGAAGTACACGGTGATGCCGGCGGCCGAATACGTCGAGGGCGAGCTTGACGAGTTTGTGTTTTACGCCGGGATGTCGTGCGCGCTCATCAATGATATCGCGCCCGCGGGCGAGATCGTGCGGCGGATCGCGGCCGAGGCGCGCGAGCTGATCGGAAAGCGGCTCGCACCGCTCGCCTGA
- a CDS encoding SDR family NAD(P)-dependent oxidoreductase has translation MGKLQDKVALVTGSSSGIGRGVALAFAREGAKVIINYPDESEAQNAEAVRAEIERLGAQTLAMRADVSLEHEAQTLVETVQRNFGRIDILVNNAGIGNVARVEAMAPSQWDRMLAVNLRSVFLCTHFVLPIMYRQDYGRIISTASQLAYKGGAGLAHYCAAKAGIIAFTRSLSHEIGTSNITANCVAPGATQTRMVEGIDKDLMDSILASIPKRRLGTIDEIVPAYVFLASDEARHFVGQCLSPNGGDVML, from the coding sequence ATGGGCAAATTGCAGGACAAGGTCGCGCTTGTCACCGGCTCAAGCTCGGGTATCGGACGCGGCGTCGCGCTCGCCTTCGCGCGCGAGGGCGCCAAGGTCATCATCAACTATCCCGACGAGTCCGAGGCGCAGAACGCGGAGGCGGTGCGCGCCGAAATCGAACGGCTGGGTGCGCAAACGCTCGCCATGCGCGCCGACGTCTCGCTCGAGCACGAAGCGCAGACGCTGGTTGAAACGGTGCAGCGAAATTTCGGCCGCATCGACATCCTGGTCAACAACGCGGGTATCGGCAACGTCGCGCGCGTCGAGGCGATGGCACCGAGCCAGTGGGACCGGATGCTCGCGGTCAACCTGCGCAGCGTCTTCCTGTGCACGCACTTCGTGCTGCCGATCATGTACCGCCAAGACTACGGCAGGATCATCAGCACCGCCTCTCAACTCGCCTACAAAGGCGGCGCGGGACTTGCGCACTACTGCGCGGCCAAGGCCGGGATAATCGCATTTACCCGCTCGCTCTCGCACGAGATCGGCACCAGCAACATCACCGCCAACTGCGTCGCGCCCGGCGCCACGCAGACCCGGATGGTCGAGGGGATCGACAAGGACCTGATGGATTCGATCCTGGCGTCGATCCCGAAACGGCGGCTCGGGACGATCGACGAGATCGTCCCGGCCTACGTCTTCCTCGCCTCCGACGAGGCGCGCCACTTCGTCGGGCAGTGCCTCAGCCCCAACGGCGGCGACGTGATGCTCTAA
- the thiE gene encoding thiamine phosphate synthase, with protein sequence MKFPSHFYAMVDPAGGHEPLALARILLDSGARMMQLRLKNAPGRELLAAARAIAALCRERGAMLIVDDRSDIAMLSGAAGVHLGQEDLPLEAARRLVGRDLLVGISTHSVKQAVAAERGGADYIGFGPLYAGGLRNNPAGKGLAMLREVRAAVKIPIVAIGGITEATMPEALAAGADACAIITDIVRAGDVAAKVKALLALHPSP encoded by the coding sequence ATGAAGTTTCCCTCGCATTTCTATGCGATGGTCGATCCGGCGGGCGGCCACGAGCCGCTTGCGCTCGCGCGCATCCTGCTCGATTCCGGCGCGCGGATGATGCAGTTGCGGTTGAAAAACGCGCCGGGCCGCGAGCTGCTCGCCGCGGCGCGCGCGATCGCCGCGTTGTGCCGCGAGCGCGGCGCGATGCTCATCGTTGACGATCGCTCGGATATCGCGATGCTTTCCGGGGCCGCCGGCGTCCATCTCGGCCAGGAAGACCTGCCGCTGGAGGCCGCGCGCCGCCTCGTCGGCCGCGATCTGCTGGTCGGAATCTCCACTCATAGCGTCAAACAGGCGGTCGCCGCGGAGCGCGGCGGCGCCGACTATATCGGCTTCGGACCGCTTTACGCGGGCGGTCTGCGCAATAACCCCGCGGGCAAGGGACTCGCCATGCTGCGCGAGGTGCGCGCGGCGGTGAAAATCCCGATCGTCGCGATCGGCGGCATCACCGAGGCGACGATGCCCGAGGCGCTCGCCGCGGGCGCGGACGCCTGCGCCATCATCACTGACATCGTACGCGCCGGCGACGTCGCGGCCAAAGTGAAAGCGCTGCTGGCCTTGCATCCCTCGCCCTGA
- a CDS encoding sigma-54 dependent transcriptional regulator gives MNQIEANLGDVAESHTIRALIADDDPAIRLVLRHRLEAEGWQIEEAADSAAALEALTSERFAVALVDIIMPGIGGLEVLTTARERGCATPIVVITAASTMNNAIEALKRGARDYLTKPFENLDLVVTTAARAAETAAQASELERVKKELDRKLVGGEIIGHSAAMQEVYKLIGRVVSNDKIDVVLVWGESGTGKELVARKIHNESRLREPFVPVNCSAIPHGLVESELFGHERGAFTGASERRAGKFELAGAGTLFLDEIGDLPLELQPKLLRALQEREFIRVGGTDTQRLQARIIAATNQDLETAVAARRFREDLYFRLRVILIHLPPLRQRREDIPELTDFFVAKAVSEMGSRVTAVSPEARAKLQAYDWPGNVRELENTMLRAALLASGNTIRADDISLARGPASAAAAAGIEGAAGDSFAELIGRRVAQYLEKSNDEEPRGLYQKLVAEIERPLIEQAMRRADGNQVRAARILGLNRNTLRKKLVDLGIATRKMSLD, from the coding sequence ATGAATCAGATTGAAGCAAATCTCGGCGATGTAGCCGAGTCGCACACGATCCGTGCGCTGATTGCCGACGACGACCCGGCCATCCGGCTCGTCCTGCGCCATCGGCTGGAGGCCGAAGGATGGCAAATCGAAGAGGCCGCCGACAGCGCCGCCGCCCTCGAAGCGCTCACCAGCGAGCGATTCGCCGTCGCCCTGGTCGATATCATCATGCCGGGCATCGGCGGCCTCGAGGTGCTGACGACCGCCCGCGAGCGGGGATGCGCGACGCCGATCGTCGTGATCACCGCGGCTAGCACGATGAACAACGCGATCGAGGCGCTCAAGCGCGGCGCTCGCGATTATCTGACCAAGCCCTTCGAGAACCTCGACCTGGTGGTGACGACCGCCGCGCGCGCGGCCGAAACCGCAGCGCAGGCCTCCGAACTGGAACGGGTCAAGAAAGAGCTCGACCGCAAGCTGGTCGGCGGCGAGATCATCGGCCACAGCGCCGCGATGCAGGAGGTCTACAAGCTCATCGGGCGCGTTGTGAGCAACGACAAGATCGACGTCGTCCTGGTCTGGGGCGAAAGCGGCACCGGCAAGGAGCTGGTGGCGCGCAAGATTCATAATGAGTCGCGCCTGCGCGAGCCCTTCGTCCCGGTCAACTGCTCGGCGATACCCCACGGCCTGGTTGAAAGCGAACTGTTCGGCCACGAGCGTGGCGCGTTCACGGGCGCGAGCGAGCGGCGCGCGGGCAAGTTCGAATTGGCCGGCGCGGGCACGCTCTTCCTGGACGAAATCGGCGATTTGCCGCTCGAGTTGCAGCCCAAGCTGCTCCGCGCGCTCCAGGAGCGCGAATTCATCCGGGTCGGCGGCACCGATACTCAGCGCCTGCAGGCCCGCATTATCGCCGCGACCAACCAGGACCTTGAAACCGCAGTCGCCGCGCGCCGCTTCCGCGAGGACCTCTACTTCCGCCTGCGCGTGATCCTGATCCACCTGCCGCCCCTGCGCCAGCGCCGCGAGGACATCCCCGAGCTGACCGATTTCTTCGTCGCCAAAGCGGTCAGCGAAATGGGCTCGCGCGTGACCGCGGTCAGCCCGGAGGCGCGGGCGAAGCTGCAGGCCTACGACTGGCCTGGCAACGTGCGCGAGCTGGAGAACACGATGCTGCGGGCGGCGCTGCTCGCCTCGGGCAACACCATCCGCGCCGACGATATCTCGCTCGCGCGCGGCCCCGCAAGCGCGGCGGCCGCCGCCGGTATTGAGGGCGCCGCCGGCGATTCGTTTGCCGAACTCATCGGACGCCGCGTCGCGCAGTATCTCGAGAAGTCCAACGACGAGGAACCGCGCGGACTTTACCAGAAGCTGGTGGCCGAAATTGAACGCCCGCTTATCGAACAGGCGATGCGGCGGGCGGACGGCAACCAGGTGCGCGCCGCGCGCATCCTCGGGCTCAACCGCAACACGCTGCGCAAGAAGCTCGTGGACCTCGGAATCGCAACCCGCAAAATGTCCCTGGATTAG
- a CDS encoding ATP-binding protein, with protein MHKPPSIPVGLWREIVDSLSDAVVVFGSDLALIAMNQAAETLFGVSHLNEAAVGAMLRSNEWLLRMVENCLISGQNVADADAGLSLGSRSASVGVEVSPLLAAGGTSRGAVVLFHDLALHRGAAQALGTGELDLKLSPAGLAHEVKNPLTGIKGAAELLAGRLGADPRALQYCGLILEGVNRITALVEQVLTASAPQRLNFEPVNIHRVLHQALRMAGLHPHPPEGVTIEQLFDPSLPEISADAAALERTFLNLVRNAAEAIGPSGTIRLRTRMETEFRLTAEGRRRQFLRVEVCDSGRGMSAAELAQLFTPFFTTKPSGTGLGLVLSQRIVAAHGGKLWAEAGGVSPPARPTQAIHLAEPHHGRHAHLEEHRVRGMTFKVTLPVGPRDPEPSEAA; from the coding sequence ATGCATAAGCCTCCCTCAATTCCCGTGGGTCTTTGGCGGGAAATCGTCGACAGCTTGAGCGACGCTGTCGTCGTCTTTGGTTCGGATCTAGCCCTCATTGCCATGAATCAGGCGGCGGAAACGCTCTTCGGAGTCTCGCACCTCAACGAGGCCGCGGTCGGCGCGATGCTGCGGAGCAACGAGTGGCTCCTGCGGATGGTCGAAAACTGCCTAATCAGCGGGCAAAACGTCGCTGACGCCGATGCAGGACTCAGTCTCGGCTCCCGGTCTGCCTCTGTCGGGGTCGAGGTTTCGCCGCTTCTGGCGGCCGGCGGAACAAGCCGCGGAGCGGTTGTCCTGTTCCACGACCTCGCGCTTCATCGCGGCGCCGCCCAGGCGCTCGGGACGGGTGAACTCGATTTGAAATTATCGCCCGCCGGCCTCGCGCACGAGGTCAAAAACCCGCTGACCGGGATAAAGGGCGCCGCCGAGCTGCTCGCCGGGCGGCTCGGTGCCGACCCCCGCGCCTTGCAGTATTGCGGGCTTATTCTGGAGGGAGTCAACCGGATCACGGCGCTGGTCGAGCAGGTGCTGACGGCAAGCGCCCCACAGCGGCTCAATTTCGAGCCGGTCAATATCCATCGCGTGCTCCACCAGGCGCTCAGGATGGCTGGGCTGCATCCGCATCCGCCCGAGGGAGTGACGATTGAACAACTTTTCGATCCCAGTCTGCCCGAGATCAGCGCCGACGCCGCGGCGCTCGAGCGTACCTTCCTTAATCTCGTGCGCAACGCCGCCGAAGCGATCGGCCCGAGCGGGACGATTCGCCTGCGGACACGGATGGAGACCGAGTTTCGCCTCACCGCAGAGGGACGCCGCCGCCAGTTCCTGCGGGTAGAGGTGTGCGACAGCGGGCGCGGGATGAGCGCGGCCGAACTGGCGCAGCTGTTCACGCCATTCTTCACCACCAAGCCCTCGGGCACCGGGCTTGGACTGGTGCTAAGCCAGCGGATAGTCGCAGCCCACGGCGGCAAACTCTGGGCCGAGGCCGGCGGGGTTTCTCCCCCCGCACGCCCGACGCAGGCTATCCACCTGGCCGAGCCCCATCACGGCCGGCATGCACACCTCGAAGAGCATCGCGTGCGCGGGATGACCTTCAAGGTCACGCTGCCAGTGGGCCCGCGCGATCCAGAACCGTCGGAGGCCGCATGA
- a CDS encoding lytic transglycosylase domain-containing protein, whose amino-acid sequence MDAAIDLAQGLPYVRSGPHKVAPFPLALNQTVQRYVDAYTEHNEGIRGSFRRSRPYLSMMVKVLESHNLPPELVYLSFAESSFSSKGAGPWQLSVATARRFNLRVNHYIDERRDPIKSTHAAAQYLATLHDEVGDWRVALVGWNRGETAMNDYWSLRGVNYSRLTANLPHNTRSLLDRFMAVAIIAHQPERYGLEPVSYTQPEKFRVVRVKGGTTLAAAARSTGVSVKVLREYNPAILHDRVPPGSGYDLRLPLQESADARDTASDLIF is encoded by the coding sequence ATGGACGCGGCAATAGACCTCGCGCAGGGGCTTCCTTACGTCCGCAGCGGCCCGCATAAAGTAGCGCCCTTTCCGCTCGCTCTGAATCAGACCGTCCAGCGCTACGTAGATGCCTACACGGAGCATAACGAGGGCATCAGGGGGTCTTTCCGCCGCAGCCGTCCGTACCTGTCGATGATGGTCAAGGTGCTCGAGAGCCACAATCTCCCGCCGGAACTTGTTTACCTTTCGTTCGCTGAAAGCTCCTTTTCCAGCAAAGGCGCCGGCCCATGGCAGCTGAGTGTCGCGACGGCGCGACGGTTCAATCTCAGGGTAAACCATTACATCGACGAGCGCCGCGACCCGATCAAATCCACGCACGCCGCGGCCCAATATCTCGCCACGCTGCACGATGAGGTCGGCGACTGGCGCGTGGCGCTGGTGGGTTGGAACCGAGGCGAGACGGCGATGAACGACTATTGGTCGCTCCGCGGCGTCAATTACAGCCGTCTGACCGCGAACCTGCCGCATAATACGCGCTCGCTCCTCGACCGTTTCATGGCGGTCGCGATCATCGCCCATCAGCCCGAGCGCTACGGGCTTGAGCCTGTCAGTTACACCCAGCCGGAGAAGTTCCGTGTGGTCAGGGTTAAGGGCGGCACGACGCTCGCCGCGGCGGCCCGCAGCACGGGAGTCTCGGTCAAGGTTCTGCGCGAGTACAATCCGGCTATATTGCACGATCGCGTACCGCCTGGGTCGGGTTACGATCTGCGGCTTCCCCTCCAGGAAAGCGCCGACGCGCGCGATACCGCGAGCGACCTGATTTTCTAG
- the glp gene encoding gephyrin-like molybdotransferase Glp produces MTSADQALQLVLENVTPLGVERVPILDALGRVIAEEIRSPRDIPGFDNSAMDGYAVRAADVARASASNPARLRVLGTVAAGAMPATGVETGAAMRTMTGAPVAQGADAIVPVEQTRADGDWVEILSAAEPHAFVRPRGEDLREGELVMEPGKRLGAADLGMLASLNRSMIEVYRAPRVAIMTTGDELVDVDQRPAGAQVVNSSAYALAGAVREAGGQTAILKVARDRPEEIRARLAEAFAFDAVLTTGGVSVGQFDHVKGALDELGLRQIFHGVAQRPGRPLKFGLVGGRPIFGLPGNPVSTMVCFYLYARPALLKMGGRRDLGLPRVAVRCAVDIRTAKDLTEFVRVRLRREGGEFYATPTGNQGSGILSSLSRADALLIGPADATVLKAGAQATVLVLSAEAVEATEPLFEPPLRHRN; encoded by the coding sequence ATGACCAGCGCCGACCAGGCCCTCCAACTGGTACTCGAAAACGTGACGCCGCTTGGCGTCGAGCGCGTGCCGATCCTCGATGCGCTCGGCCGCGTGATCGCCGAGGAAATCCGCTCGCCGCGCGACATCCCCGGCTTCGACAATTCAGCGATGGACGGGTACGCGGTGCGGGCCGCTGATGTCGCCCGTGCGAGCGCGTCGAACCCGGCGCGGCTGCGCGTGCTGGGCACCGTGGCCGCGGGTGCGATGCCGGCCACCGGGGTCGAGACGGGCGCCGCGATGCGCACGATGACGGGCGCGCCGGTTGCCCAAGGCGCCGACGCGATCGTGCCGGTCGAGCAGACGCGCGCCGACGGCGACTGGGTCGAAATCCTCTCCGCCGCCGAGCCGCACGCCTTCGTCCGCCCGCGCGGCGAAGACCTGCGCGAGGGCGAGTTGGTGATGGAACCGGGCAAGCGGCTCGGTGCGGCGGACCTTGGGATGCTCGCGTCCCTCAACCGCTCGATGATCGAAGTTTACCGCGCGCCGCGGGTAGCGATTATGACGACGGGCGACGAACTGGTTGACGTCGACCAGCGTCCGGCCGGCGCGCAAGTCGTCAACTCGAGCGCGTACGCGCTGGCGGGCGCGGTGCGCGAGGCGGGCGGCCAAACCGCGATCCTGAAAGTCGCGCGCGATCGCCCCGAAGAAATCCGCGCGCGTCTTGCCGAGGCGTTCGCCTTCGACGCGGTGCTTACCACCGGCGGCGTATCGGTCGGCCAGTTCGACCACGTCAAGGGCGCGCTCGACGAACTCGGCCTGCGGCAGATCTTTCACGGTGTAGCGCAGCGGCCCGGGCGTCCGCTCAAGTTCGGCCTCGTCGGCGGGCGCCCGATTTTCGGCCTGCCGGGGAACCCGGTCTCGACGATGGTATGTTTCTACCTGTACGCGCGCCCTGCGCTGCTGAAGATGGGCGGGCGGCGCGACCTCGGCCTGCCGCGCGTGGCGGTACGATGTGCCGTCGATATCAGGACCGCGAAGGATCTTACCGAGTTCGTGCGCGTGCGCTTGCGGCGCGAGGGCGGCGAGTTCTATGCCACTCCGACCGGCAACCAGGGCTCCGGAATCCTGAGCTCGCTCTCGCGCGCCGACGCGCTACTCATCGGCCCGGCGGACGCGACCGTGCTCAAGGCCGGCGCTCAGGCGACGGTTTTGGTGCTGTCGGCGGAAGCGGTGGAAGCGACGGAGCCGCTTTTCGAGCCTCCTCTGCGCCACAGGAACTGA
- the ispF gene encoding 2-C-methyl-D-erythritol 2,4-cyclodiphosphate synthase — MRLRVGQGFDFHPMRPGRELKLGGVTVPHDEGLLGHSDADVAAHALANAILGALGEGDLGRHFPDSDPRYKNADSIGLLAEVFKLARERGWRLVNADLTIFAQRPRLSPYVAEMRERLAGALGADPALLNVKASSPEGLGALGRGEGMAAAAVVLLEAD; from the coding sequence ATGCGGCTTAGGGTAGGGCAGGGCTTCGACTTCCATCCGATGCGGCCCGGCCGTGAGCTTAAACTCGGCGGCGTGACGGTGCCCCATGACGAAGGGCTCCTCGGACACTCCGACGCCGACGTCGCCGCCCATGCGCTCGCCAATGCGATTCTCGGCGCGCTCGGCGAGGGTGACCTGGGCCGCCACTTCCCCGACAGCGACCCGCGTTACAAAAACGCCGACAGCATCGGGCTGCTCGCCGAAGTCTTTAAGCTCGCGCGCGAGCGCGGATGGAGGCTCGTCAACGCCGACCTGACGATCTTCGCGCAGCGCCCGCGGCTTTCGCCCTACGTCGCGGAGATGCGCGAGCGTCTGGCCGGCGCGCTCGGCGCGGACCCCGCGCTGCTCAACGTCAAGGCCTCGAGCCCCGAGGGGTTGGGCGCGCTTGGGCGCGGCGAGGGGATGGCGGCGGCGGCCGTGGTGCTGCTGGAAGCCGACTAG
- a CDS encoding YceI family protein, with amino-acid sequence MKNWILRTLMALVLMSAAPLAAAADTWQIDPGHTTVGFTVRHMTISSVRGQFDKVAGTITANGTDPASVMIEATIDTASIDTRSLDRDADLKSANFLDVAKYPTMTFKSKKIEPAGEGKYNVVGDLTLHGVTREVTLAVEVAGAPIKDPWGNTRAGASATTTISRKDFGLTWNKMIEAGGAVVGDKVSVEIDVEAVKKK; translated from the coding sequence ATGAAAAACTGGATCTTGCGAACCCTGATGGCCCTGGTACTGATGAGCGCCGCGCCGCTCGCCGCGGCGGCGGATACCTGGCAGATCGATCCCGGCCACACCACGGTCGGATTCACCGTGCGGCACATGACGATCTCGAGCGTCAGGGGCCAGTTCGACAAGGTCGCGGGCACGATCACCGCCAACGGCACCGATCCCGCCTCGGTCATGATCGAGGCGACGATCGATACCGCGTCGATCGACACGCGCTCGCTCGACCGCGACGCTGATCTGAAAAGCGCCAATTTCCTCGACGTGGCGAAGTACCCGACGATGACCTTCAAGTCGAAGAAGATCGAACCGGCGGGCGAGGGCAAGTACAACGTCGTCGGCGACCTGACGCTCCATGGCGTCACCAGGGAAGTCACGCTCGCGGTCGAAGTGGCGGGCGCCCCAATCAAGGATCCGTGGGGCAACACGCGCGCCGGCGCCTCCGCAACCACCACCATCAGCCGCAAGGACTTCGGGCTTACCTGGAACAAGATGATCGAGGCGGGCGGCGCCGTAGTCGGCGACAAGGTCTCGGTCGAGATCGACGTCGAAGCGGTAAAGAAGAAGTGA
- the ilvC gene encoding ketol-acid reductoisomerase, which translates to MARFFAAAEADPALLKGKTIAVIGYGNQGRAQAINLRRFDHQVIVGNQEDQSWRQAREDGFETLAMDAAAARADVVMLLLPDEVAPAAYRELIAPHLLRGGKTLVFASGYNITYKFIAPPRESDVVLVAPRMIGQGVLDLPTRGEGFPVLVGVSQDFSGHALATALAITKGIGAFLPHGAVVESSFEEETLVDLFSEHTWAGAMLFLLDRAFKLLVEAGVSKEVALLELYASGELGEIGRAMATLGVWNQLKLHSHTSQFGQLTHGADKLAAVDALMRRAIDEIRDGTFAKRWAAEQAAGSPLYHRLLKERRSSPIATAEQELFTRLGRP; encoded by the coding sequence ATGGCGAGATTCTTCGCGGCGGCCGAGGCCGATCCGGCGCTGCTCAAGGGCAAAACGATCGCGGTCATCGGTTACGGCAACCAGGGACGCGCGCAGGCGATCAACCTGCGCCGGTTTGACCACCAGGTAATCGTCGGCAACCAGGAAGACCAAAGCTGGCGGCAGGCCCGCGAGGACGGCTTCGAGACGCTCGCGATGGACGCGGCCGCGGCACGCGCGGACGTCGTGATGCTGCTGCTGCCGGACGAGGTCGCGCCGGCCGCCTACCGCGAGCTTATCGCGCCGCATCTTTTGCGCGGCGGCAAGACCCTGGTCTTTGCCAGCGGCTACAACATCACCTACAAGTTCATCGCGCCGCCGCGCGAGTCCGACGTGGTGCTGGTCGCCCCGCGGATGATCGGGCAGGGCGTGCTCGACCTGCCGACGCGCGGCGAGGGTTTCCCGGTGCTGGTCGGCGTCAGCCAGGATTTCAGTGGGCACGCGCTTGCGACCGCACTTGCGATCACCAAGGGCATCGGCGCCTTCCTGCCGCATGGCGCAGTGGTCGAATCGAGCTTTGAAGAGGAGACGCTGGTCGATCTCTTCTCCGAGCACACGTGGGCGGGCGCGATGCTTTTTCTGCTCGACCGCGCGTTCAAGCTGCTGGTCGAGGCGGGCGTGAGCAAGGAGGTCGCGCTGCTCGAGCTTTACGCGTCGGGCGAGCTCGGCGAGATCGGCCGCGCGATGGCGACGCTAGGGGTGTGGAACCAGCTCAAGCTGCACTCACATACGAGCCAGTTCGGACAGCTCACCCACGGCGCCGATAAACTCGCCGCCGTGGACGCGCTGATGCGGAGAGCGATCGACGAGATTCGCGACGGGACTTTCGCGAAAAGATGGGCCGCCGAGCAGGCAGCCGGCTCGCCGCTCTACCATCGCCTGCTCAAGGAGCGGCGCTCGTCGCCGATCGCGACGGCCGAGCAGGAACTTTTCACGCGCCTCGGCCGCCCCTGA
- a CDS encoding zinc ribbon domain-containing protein, producing MPIYEYQCEKCRKRTSVLTMRVSERVEAVCEHCGSKRMRRLMSRFAAPRSEESRMDALSNPAGFSDVDENDPRSVARALRRMGKEMGDEMGGPEFDEAVDQLERGGGLDDDGGGDDGGDDL from the coding sequence ATGCCTATCTACGAATATCAATGCGAGAAATGCCGCAAACGTACCAGCGTGCTCACGATGCGCGTGAGCGAGCGCGTCGAGGCGGTGTGCGAACACTGCGGAAGCAAGCGGATGCGCCGGCTGATGTCGCGCTTCGCGGCGCCGCGCAGCGAAGAGTCGCGGATGGACGCGCTGTCGAATCCCGCAGGCTTCTCCGACGTCGACGAAAACGACCCGCGCAGCGTCGCGCGCGCCCTTAGAAGGATGGGCAAGGAAATGGGCGACGAGATGGGCGGTCCGGAGTTCGACGAGGCGGTGGACCAACTGGAAAGGGGCGGCGGTCTGGACGACGACGGCGGCGGCGACGATGGCGGAGACGATCTGTAG
- a CDS encoding QueT transporter family protein: MRELGAMWRNTRMVVLCAISAALYAAVLVPFKVVPLIPGVTELRPANAIPIVCSFLFGPAAGWGSAIGNMIGDFFGGVGPGDVFGFVANLFYGYLPYKVWNVIAGRQSPVARLPGAIAIYVASCLAASVLCADIVGWGDNLLGLRPFSILGNVIVFNNMASALVLSPLILSAVYPRVARGRMLYTDVMPEFTERRWSVRALGLAILVVGEGGAWLMGNLVSTGYWTPGFLSAAMTQPPYDKAIAIVVSPFILLAVFGVGLM, from the coding sequence ATGAGAGAGCTCGGCGCCATGTGGCGCAATACGCGGATGGTCGTGCTGTGCGCGATCTCGGCTGCGCTCTACGCCGCCGTGCTGGTGCCGTTCAAGGTGGTGCCTCTCATTCCGGGCGTGACCGAACTGCGCCCCGCTAATGCCATTCCGATCGTCTGCTCATTCCTCTTCGGGCCCGCCGCCGGCTGGGGTTCGGCGATCGGCAACATGATCGGCGATTTCTTCGGCGGCGTCGGCCCGGGTGACGTCTTCGGCTTCGTGGCCAACCTTTTTTACGGCTATCTCCCGTACAAGGTCTGGAACGTGATCGCCGGGCGGCAAAGCCCGGTTGCGCGATTGCCTGGCGCGATCGCCATCTACGTGGCCTCCTGCCTTGCCGCGAGCGTGCTCTGCGCCGACATCGTCGGATGGGGCGACAACCTGCTGGGCCTGCGGCCGTTCAGCATCCTTGGCAACGTGATCGTGTTCAACAACATGGCGTCGGCGCTGGTGCTCTCTCCGCTCATCCTTAGCGCCGTCTATCCCCGCGTCGCGCGCGGCCGGATGCTTTATACCGACGTGATGCCCGAATTCACGGAGCGCCGATGGAGCGTGCGCGCCCTGGGCCTCGCGATCCTGGTCGTAGGTGAGGGAGGCGCGTGGCTGATGGGCAACCTAGTTTCCACGGGCTATTGGACTCCCGGGTTCCTGTCCGCGGCAATGACCCAGCCGCCATATGACAAGGCGATCGCGATCGTCGTGAGCCCGTTCATCCTGTTGGCCGTGTTCGGCGTGGGGCTGATGTGA